The following are encoded together in the Schistocerca americana isolate TAMUIC-IGC-003095 chromosome 6, iqSchAmer2.1, whole genome shotgun sequence genome:
- the LOC124620360 gene encoding molybdenum cofactor biosynthesis protein 1-like — MVDVGSKLVTERTAAARAKVFVGPELMKLVRENGLKKGDVLSIASLAGIVGSKQTSSLIPLCHNISLSSVAVDIELDSALNCVIVTGTAKCRGQTGVEMEALTAVSVSALTVYDMCKAVSHDIVISEIMLVAKSGGTRGDFHRT; from the coding sequence atggtcgacgtgggttcgaagctggtgacagaacggactgctgcagcacgagcaaaggtttttgtgggacccgaactgatgaaactcgtacgagaaaatggcctgaagaaaggtgacgtacttagcaTTGCtagcctggcgggaattgtggggtccaagcagacgtccagccttatccctctgtgtcataacatatctttatcctctgtggctgtggacattgaactggactctgctctcaactgtgtgattgtaactggcacggcaaagtgtagagggcagacgggtgtggagatggaagctctcactgctgtatcggtgtctgccttaacagtgtacgatatgtgcaaagctgtgagtcatgacattgtgatatctgaaataatgcttgtggccaaaagtgggggaactagaggagacttccaccggacatga